Proteins co-encoded in one Arachis hypogaea cultivar Tifrunner chromosome 11, arahy.Tifrunner.gnm2.J5K5, whole genome shotgun sequence genomic window:
- the LOC112720780 gene encoding uncharacterized protein, protein MACANAIHTKHQKLAPEKNQDDPNKFYYHFLYKAALVAIFFVILPMFPSQAPDFINQSLVTRNWELLHILFVGIAISYGLFSRKNDEKVEKENNGTKFDNAQTLVSRFLQVSSFFEDEAEITPSSSSSSSSDESTTTTTSSNKVQTWNNQHYRKEPVVVVANQQQPAQYHSNFENKGGGGGGGSGGFASGEGSRIIGEKPLLLPVRSLKSRLCDDPHVDYADEIAKPVNGTTTSSVCLNRSNSNSNKTIVSKRFSPSNSMKTRNGELEGPGSPRIVENTKDSNVVLPSPIPWRSRSGKEIETPTAQYPSSMEESEFNKVESRSVMRSQTYSRSSRTSPVSSAESVAKNSEKVMRKVVFCKSCPPPPPPPPPMFQKSVSMKPSRYGSSFSGSGSSFDKELKRSFTSEGRRTFIADNNINNKNKIKNMGSFSKSKEVKEQFDYQEPRRKSNKTGMGYENKMSFRTDKFMPEAKAPTTELAEEEEEEKEESFLDKGMMENDHYDDEDDDDDESSEYEDEDVARKARMMQKEKVENLPPHVEEASKTEEEEEEESAAPSSDVDKKADEFIAKFREQIRLQRIESIKRSTRTTRKSSR, encoded by the exons ATGGCATGTGCAAATGCAATCCACACTAAACACCAAAAACTAGCACCAGAAAAAAACCAAGATGACCCCAACAAGTTCTATTACCATTTTCTCTACAAAGCAGCCTTAGTTGCAATCTTCTTCGTTATCCTTCCTATGTTTCCTTCACAAGCTCCTGACTTCATCAACCAATCTCTG GTAACAAGAAACTGGGAACTCCTTCACATACTGTTTGTTGGTATTGCAATCTCTTATGGCCTCTTCAGCCGTAAAAATGATGAGAAGGTGGAGAAAGAGAACAATGGAACCAAGTTCGATAACGCGCAGACGCTTGTTTCGAGGTTCCTTCAGGTGTCTTCGTTCTTCGAGGACGAAGCTGAAAtaaccccttcttcttcttcttcttcttcttctgatgaaagcaccaccaccactaccagcAGCAACAAAGTGCAAACTTGGAACAATCAACACTACAGGAAGGAGCCTGTGGTGGTTGTGGCAAATCAGCAACAACCAGCACAATATCACTCTAATTTCGAAAAcaagggtggtggtggtggtggtggcagtgGCGGCTTCGCAAGTGGTGAAGGCTCGAGAATTATTG GGGAGAAGCCTCTGCTTTTGCCGGTTCGAAGCTTGAAGTCTCGTTTATGTGATGATCCACATGTTGATTATGCTGATGAAATTGCTAAACCTGTTAATGGAACAACAACAAGCTCTGTGTGTCTTAATAGATCAAATTCTAATAGCAACAAGACAATAGTGTCCAAAAGATTCTCACCAAGTAATTCAATGAAGACTAGAAATGGTGAACTTGAAGGTCCCGGTAGTCCAAGAATTGTGGAAAACACGAAGGACAGTAATGTTGTGCTTCCATCTCCAATTCCATGGAGATCAAGGTCAGGGAAAGAAATTGAAACCCCAACTGCTCAGTATCCTTCTTCAATGGAGGAATCTGAGTTCAACAAGGTGGAATCAAGATCAGTGATGAGGTCCCAAACTTATTCACGTTCATCAAGAACAAGTCCCGTTTCATCTGCAGAGTCAGTTGCAAAGAACTCTGAGAAGGTGATGAGGAAGGTGGTGTTCTGCAAGTCTTGTCCTCCTCCGCCGCCTCCACCGCCGCCCATGTTCCAGAAATCAGTCTCTATGAAACCATCAAGGTACGGTTCTTCATTCAGTGGAAGTGGTAGTTCCTTTGATAAGGAATTGAAGAGGAGCTTCACAAGTGAAGGGAGAAGAACTTTTATTgctgataataatattaataataagaataaaatcaaGAACATGGGTTCTTTCTCAAAGAGCAAAGAGGTCAAAGAACAATTTGACTatcaagaaccaagaagaaagaGTAACAAAACAGGTATGGGATATGAAAATAAAATGTCTTTTAGAACTGACAAATTCATGCCAGAGGCAAAAGCTCCAACAACGGAATtagcagaggaagaagaagaggagaaagaagaaagcTTCCTAGACAAGGGGATGATGGAAAATGATCATTATGATGACGAGGACGATGACGATGATGAGTCCTCAGAATATGAAGATGAAGATGTTGCTAGAAAAGCAAGGATGATGcagaaagagaaagtggaaaatCTACCACCACATGTTGAAGAAGCTTCAAAgactgaagaagaggaggaagaagaaagtgCAGCACCTTCTTCTGACGTAGATAAGAAAGCTGATGAGTTCATAGCCAAGTTTAGGGAGCAAATAAGGCTTCAGAGAATCGAGTCCATCAAGAGGAGTACAAGGACTACTAGGAAATCTTCAAggtaa